The Pogona vitticeps strain Pit_001003342236 chromosome 7, PviZW2.1, whole genome shotgun sequence genome segment GGCAGGTAGGCGTAAGATGGGTTCTGGGTACAGGAGCGGGCGGCCGGGTCGAAGGTGCTGAAAGGCGGGCAGGCGGTGCAGTCGGTGGGCGCTCCTCCCCGGCAGGTGTAGCAGGTAGGGGCACAGGGGGCGCAGACGCGGATGCTCCCGTTGGAGCCGAGGGGGCGCTGGGAGAGGCCGTAGGTGCGGGGAGGGCAATAGGAGAGGCAGAGACGCTGGAAAGCATAGAAGGGGCTGGTGCATTCTgcggaggaagaggaaaggagggggaaaataggGTTAGATTCATGTGGCACAAAAGTGGGCTCTATGCAGTCTAACATTCAATCCTTCTTCCACACGTCATTCCTCCATAAGATAAATAACCAGGAGAGTATCTCTCAGGGATGACCAAAACTCCTAAGGGTGTTTGTCTATTCAGTGCCCCGTTCCTAAATGGCTTTTGTTTCTTCGCtgctgtggcaaggagttccgccgatcctgacccacccacccccaaaacccAACCCTGGTCTTCAAACTGCCTCCCCTCCCagagaaatgaaaatttaaagCCCCACGAGAAAAGTCACCTTGGCACATGCCATCGGCCGCTCGCCGGAGGCACTCGCCGGCCACCGAGGCCGGAAACCGCCTCGCCAAGAGGTCCTCTTCCGTTCCGTAGAGTTTCAGCACGAAACCGTCCAGGAAACCTTCGGGAGAGGCAGCGGGGGGTTGTTAAAAAATGCATTTCCAGCTCCCCCAGACCTGCAGAGGACAAGATGTGAGCCAGGCCAAAGGGATCCAGGGGACTCACCAGTGTTGTACGCGTCTCCCTTGTTCTCTAGCCGAAGGGTCCACGTGCCACGGGGATCCTCATCCCAGTAGTGCGTGGACATGAAGGACCACTGCTTGTAGCCCTGCCAGCTGGTGTCATGAGGCCTAGTGGGCGAAGAAGAGAGAACGGCTTTTAGAACATGTAGAAAGGAGTGCTTCTGACCCCCTAAAACCCATCTCAAGGGGGCACCGAGGGAAGACGCTCTGCACGCCCTCAGGAACTCCTCTTTCTCTGGCCAAGGGATGAGGCAAGAGCCCCGCCAGACCTGACGGCCGCCAGGACGGAGGTGGTTCCCATCGGACTGGTCAGCGAGATGGACAGATCTCCCCGCCGGCTGTAGCGGAGAGAGAGCTGGGCCTGGACGTGCTCCAGAGAGCGGATGGCCTTGGTCCCACCCTGGCAGGCCGGGGTGACATTCTCGGAGATCACCAGCCGGGAACTGATCGCTCTGGCCAGAAGGAGAgagacagcaagagagagagagagaagctgaacTAGGCAATACAATTAGCCCGTCACGAGAGGTGGCACACCTGTAAgatagatatttttttaaaaatctatcacAGCCCATGTTTGCCCTCATTTTCCTGTTGAAAATTAGCATGATTTTGTTTTCTGGTTGATCGTAGTGGGTTAAATGCCAGCTCACAGAGCCTCTAAGGAAAGACACCACTGAAATACCTACGGTGTATTTTAAAAACCACTCTCCCTGTACAAATTCATTCCCATCTGTTTGTTTCAAAAATGTTTGCCAAACCCAATGAGCCTGGTGAGGATGTCCTCTGCCCTTTCCCTTCAAACATCAACAAAGACGGAAACCCGAATTTTTCTGGATGTTATTGCTGGGCCAGGACGCGCATGCCGAGTGGCTTGTGGATCAACTGAATTCTTACACGGGTTTGTAGACAATCCTGATGAGACATTTCCTCTGAGGCCGGGTGGTGTTCCACTTCTGGGCCAGATCCACCAGCTTGCCAGCGTCCAAGAGCCCGTACCCATAATAGTGGCTCACTGGGAGGACAAGGAAAACACATGAGGGCGTAACAGGGCTATAGGAACCCTGTTAGAAATCACAGATGATCTCCAAAGATATACACCGATTCCCGACCCACCCACACCCATAACCTGGTCCCCATCTGTGTCACTGCTATGGGGATCTGATGCAGGGCTTTCCGATCTTGCTGGACTCcatttcccatcagccccaggatGTAGGTTCGGGGTTCAGGACCCACAGGAATTCAATCCCCAAATCTATTCGGCGTGCCCCAAAAATTCTCACTGAAACAGAGCACTGTTCCAGCAGCTGAGAAGGGAGCTAATAcatcgggggtgggtggggtgtccaTTTGTGACGCCGGACTCTGAAActgaacattccccccccccttctcaccTTTGCGGCCGACTCCATTCATGGCCCAGTCATCAGCCTGGAGATGGGCTGGGCTGGAGGCTCTCACCACGAGATGCTGCATGTCCCGCCAGGTCAGGGCTGGGCTAAAAAAGGAAAGGCCAAGCCATGAGGTTAGGCAGCATCCGAAAacctagatgggggggggggggagaggaagacacAGCAGATGATGCCATCAACCTTGCAGTCCCAACACAGCCCCCTGACACCCTTCAGTACGTTCTTCTTGACCTGCAGCCATCTCTAGAAGGTGGTCGACTTATTCACGGACGAAACTGAGACGGGTGGAGAAAAGTCttgataattattttattttattttatcggGCATATGGGTCTAGTTAAGCAACACGGTTTGCTGCACCTTAGTTTTTTACTGTATTTCCTACAcagtgtttttcatttatttctcttgTTTAAAAAGTTTTCAGCCTTAGAAAGGACCCCCATTTGGATTGTGTGGTTTTACCACCTGGGAGACCCACTGCTCTCCTCTCACCCCGAGCGATCCCGGGGCTTACTTGGCTTCCAAAGCGAGGGCGATGATCCCGGCGGCCAGCGGGGCCGAGGCCGAAGTCCCTGTATGGCTGCTGGTGCAGGTCTGGCGCAGGTCCGTGGTCACCTGGAAGTGGAGAGAGAGGCATCCTTAACCTGTCCACCTAAAGCTGACCATCTCCGATCCCTCCGGGCCGAAATTATCTCCGCTGAAGCGGGTTTTAAATCGGATTGCTTTGCGCCTTTTCTGGAACTGTTTGCAGGATCGACTGTCAGGGTCCCCCAACCCCTACTCTGAATCCTTCCCCTGCCAGGGGGGTTCCCAATAGAGGCCCCGCCGACCCAAACTCAGAGGGGAGCGAAGGGCTCTCACGATCTGCTTCTCGTCTCTGGCCCCACTGCTGTAGGTCGTGGTGAGCGTGGAGGCACAAGGCTCGTTGTACCAGGGCACCCGCCCGCTCTCGGTGGTGCTGCCCACTGACAAGGTGTAGAGGCTGTTGGTGTAGCCGTCGCAATTGCAGTTATCTTGCTGAAGACCCCCGTTGCCCGAGGCCCAGACGAAGAGCGAGCCCAGGCCTCCGCGGCCCTGAAGGAGGGAAACCAAGgtcagagccagaggctggcccCCGTTCGTTCCATCACAGCCACCTTTTCCACCCTGCCTCCGTGCCCGACAAGGCCGTCCTGCTTTTCCCCCGAACAGACTCGAGGGGGCACTCCTGGCTTAGCTCTTCCCCGCATTTTGTCCACCCCAAGAGCCAGGCCGAGGAGGCACGgccagaaggagaaagaaatttttaaaaagatctagAAAGACCATGGGCGTGACTTTAACTGGTTCCCCTCAAAAACCAGTCCTTTCTCCTcaaccatgaggactagaaatgTCATAATTCAGCCGCAGATCTCTGCCCACAGGGTGTACGTTTGACGTCTAGGGCCTACAGCCCGGAAGATGGGTCCCGCCACCTGCCAGGTTCAAACCCAGACCTGTTTCTATTTCATGACAGAGAGGGCAGAGGCGCTCGAGCGAGG includes the following:
- the PCSK4 gene encoding proprotein convertase subtilisin/kexin type 4 isoform X1 gives rise to the protein MKGPVGLGLLLALLLGGGFPRGRAELRVFLSSWAVRVPAGPGEARRLAHKHGLLYLGQVIQGAQYYHLKHRGIAQKSLHPHLGWHRHLKKEPRILWFEQQTVKRRIKRRAAVVPTDPWFHKQWYMNNDVLPDLNVLSAWSQGYTGSGVVLSILDDGLEKDHPDLKANYDPMASYDFNDNDSDPQPRYNSWDENRHGTRCAGEVAAVANNEFCGAGVAYGAKVGGLRMLDGTVTDIIEAQSLSFRPQHVDIYSASWGPEDDGKTVDGPGVLASEAFRQGVLRGRGGLGSLFVWASGNGGLQQDNCNCDGYTNSLYTLSVGSTTESGRVPWYNEPCASTLTTTYSSGARDEKQIVTTDLRQTCTSSHTGTSASAPLAAGIIALALEANPALTWRDMQHLVVRASSPAHLQADDWAMNGVGRKVSHYYGYGLLDAGKLVDLAQKWNTTRPQRKCLIRIVYKPVAISSRLVISENVTPACQGGTKAIRSLEHVQAQLSLRYSRRGDLSISLTSPMGTTSVLAAVRPHDTSWQGYKQWSFMSTHYWDEDPRGTWTLRLENKGDAYNTGFLDGFVLKLYGTEEDLLARRFPASVAGECLRRAADGMCQECTSPFYAFQRLCLSYCPPRTYGLSQRPLGSNGSIRVCAPCAPTCYTCRGGAPTDCTACPPFSTFDPAARSCTQNPSYAYLPRGGHVARGSARLLALLTVSLPVLSCLVYGICRWASCWAKRKKQAGPGTGEETAAGGLELLHSVGTGESLKELPQPPP